In Vigna unguiculata cultivar IT97K-499-35 chromosome 3, ASM411807v1, whole genome shotgun sequence, a single genomic region encodes these proteins:
- the LOC114175948 gene encoding uncharacterized protein LOC114175948: protein MSLRIKAVVDKFVQELQEALDADIQDRIMKDREMQSYIEEREREVAEREAAWKADLSRREAEIARQEARLKMERDNLEKEKSVLMGTASNQDNQDGALEITVSGEKYRCLRFAKAKK, encoded by the exons ATGTCTCTCCGAATAAAGGCAGTGGTAGATAAGTTTGTCCAGGAGTTGCAGGAAGCGTTGGATGCTGATATTCAGGATAGGATCATGAAGGATAGAGAGATGCAAAGTTACATAGAAGAGCGTGAACGTGAGGTTGCGGAACGTGAGGCTGCTTGGAAGGCTGATCTTTCTCGTCGTGAG GCTGAGATTGCCCGACAAGAAGCAAGGCTGAAGATGGAGAGAGACAATCTGGAGAAAGAGAAAAGTGTTTTGATGGGAACTGCGTCAAATCAAGATAACCAAGATGGAGCTCTTGAAATTACTGTAAGTGGTGAAAAATACCGTTGCCTCAGATTTGCCAAGGCGAAAAAATAA
- the LOC114178490 gene encoding gluconokinase, whose translation MASKDGAVIVIMGVSGAGKTTIGRRLEKEIQYKYLDADDFHSELNKEKMRKGIPLTDEDRMPWLEALRDVINEYLDNEKGLILGCSALKNQYREMLRSGYPAYKWGTYASPVKFILLDAPAEVLSVRVSARAAEGKHYMPASLLQSQLDLLKIDDCEGILKVDATLTPQAIVNTILNMLHFQGCFHRDCIEFH comes from the exons ATGGCTTCAAAAGATG GTGCAGTTATCGTTATCATGGGTGTCAGTGGCGCTGGAAAGAC AACAATAGGTCGGAGGCTGGAGAAAGAAATACAGTATAAGTATCTTGATGCTGATGATTTTCACTCTGAATTAAACAAAG AAAAGATGAGAAAGGGAATCCCACTCACAGATGAAGACAGGATGCCATGGCTTGAAGCACTACGTGATGTCATAAATGAATACTTGGATAATGAAAAGGGTCTGATTCTTGGTTGTTCTGCTTTGAAGAATCAATATAGAGAAATGCTTAGATCAGGTTACCCTGCTTATAAATGGGGGACTTATGCAAGTCCTGTTAAATTCATTTTGTTGGATGCTCCTGCTGAAGTGCTGAGTGTTCGAGTTAGTGCCAGAGCTGCAGAAGGAAAACATTATATGCCTGCATCACTTCTGCAATCTCAGTTAGATTTGCTAAAGATTGATGACTGCGAAGGAATACTTAAAGTTGATGCTACTTTGACACCTCAAGCCATTGTCAACACCATTCTAAACATGCTCCACTTTCAGGGCTGTTTCCATCGTGATTGTATTGAGTTTCATTGA
- the LOC114178491 gene encoding uncharacterized protein LOC114178491 has translation MGNKFVRGDKPEKQEKNDIILLKIVPPVDQTYVKWLAKDLARIHSFTPKRARPVQPPDHYVEYMKLNGWLDVDLDDPDLAHLFK, from the coding sequence ATGGGAAACAAATTTGTCAGGGGAGACAAACCGGAGAAGCAAGAAAAGAATGAcataatattacttaaaattgttcCTCCAGTGGACCAGACATATGTTAAATGGCTTGCCAAAGACCTTGCAAGAATTCACAGCTTTACTCCCAAACGTGCTCGCCCAGTGCAGCCGCCAGATCATTATGTAGAATATATGAAGTTAAATGGATGGTTGGATGTGGATTTGGATGATCCTGATCTTGCCCATTTGTTCAAGTAG